The Aureimonas mangrovi genome includes a region encoding these proteins:
- a CDS encoding methyltransferase domain-containing protein: MSPGFSDLYRQFEDRFRGSADTIAARLAQYGPLLDELPPEARAAARAIDLGCGRGEWLRILAEAGFEAVGVDTDEGMLEVARKGGAQVFLRDAVEFLREEPDASAAIVSAFHVVEHVPIDYVLDLLREAYRVLADGGLLILETPNPENLSVGAHTFHFDPTHRRPLPPPLLAFLAEQSGFADHAILRINGTMPDVEAGPIERAMGVVWEASRDYACLGQKREGASAEAPSVLAAFAEAHSQPNPANLVAVLDQLRSADRQIAALSDSVDALPRLSERIEGIAADTSTRHAGIAAAHEHLLAQFTLSAKQASAERRAVETSLETLEVRFAADFDRLARSLDAAVAALATNDVAGGARLSERLEGIIAETATAHAGLAAANEHVLAQMAAATRQASAERQAVEMSLETLELRFSADFDRLARTFEASIGELGAGRAALADEVQRTKHETESVRQRMSAVEAELRQQHTNLLAAVAGAASAGTTHQMMDALASIQKELAERRTVEASILLAQQTAAVQQARAGEMVARLEGESARVAMLEADVAALRRSTSWRMTAPMRFAIRAMRFVLSSPGRAARRGVRYAVDLAKRSPRARAAALFVLRIFPPLDRRVRALAGLDGTSRGLQPGWSSRWNVEPDQKAVGEWSRALRSASKRADA, encoded by the coding sequence ATGAGTCCGGGTTTCTCCGATCTCTACCGCCAGTTCGAGGATCGCTTTCGCGGCAGCGCGGACACGATCGCCGCGCGGCTCGCGCAATACGGGCCGCTTCTCGACGAACTTCCACCGGAGGCGCGTGCTGCGGCTCGGGCGATCGACCTGGGCTGCGGCCGGGGAGAGTGGCTGCGCATCCTCGCAGAGGCGGGTTTCGAGGCGGTCGGCGTGGACACCGACGAGGGCATGCTGGAGGTTGCGCGGAAAGGGGGCGCGCAGGTGTTCCTGCGCGACGCTGTCGAGTTCCTGCGGGAAGAGCCCGATGCGAGCGCGGCCATCGTCAGCGCGTTCCACGTCGTGGAACACGTGCCGATCGACTATGTGCTCGACCTCCTGCGCGAAGCCTATCGCGTTCTAGCGGACGGCGGACTGCTCATTCTCGAAACGCCCAATCCGGAAAACCTTTCGGTTGGTGCCCACACCTTCCACTTCGACCCGACGCATCGCAGGCCGCTGCCACCGCCGCTGCTGGCATTCCTGGCGGAGCAAAGCGGTTTCGCCGATCACGCAATCCTGCGGATCAACGGCACGATGCCCGACGTCGAGGCGGGTCCGATCGAACGCGCGATGGGCGTCGTGTGGGAAGCCTCGCGCGATTACGCTTGCCTCGGTCAGAAGCGGGAAGGCGCGAGCGCTGAGGCCCCTTCGGTCCTTGCAGCCTTCGCCGAGGCTCATTCACAGCCCAACCCCGCCAATCTCGTGGCCGTTCTCGACCAGTTGCGCAGCGCCGACCGGCAGATCGCCGCGCTTTCCGACAGCGTCGATGCCCTCCCGCGTTTGTCCGAACGGATCGAAGGGATTGCCGCCGACACCAGCACGAGGCATGCCGGCATCGCGGCCGCCCACGAGCATCTTTTGGCGCAGTTCACCTTGAGCGCGAAACAAGCGAGCGCCGAACGGCGAGCGGTCGAGACGTCGCTGGAGACGCTGGAGGTTCGCTTCGCGGCGGATTTCGACCGCCTGGCGCGAAGCCTCGATGCCGCCGTCGCCGCGTTGGCCACGAACGATGTCGCCGGCGGAGCGCGGCTGTCCGAAAGGCTCGAAGGCATCATTGCCGAAACGGCGACGGCTCACGCCGGCCTTGCGGCCGCGAATGAACATGTTCTGGCCCAGATGGCGGCCGCCACGAGGCAGGCGAGCGCCGAACGGCAAGCGGTCGAGATGTCGCTGGAAACGCTGGAGCTTCGCTTCTCAGCGGATTTCGACCGCCTGGCCCGGACGTTCGAGGCGAGCATCGGGGAACTGGGAGCTGGCCGGGCCGCCCTCGCGGACGAAGTGCAGCGGACCAAGCATGAGACGGAATCCGTCCGCCAGAGGATGTCGGCGGTCGAGGCCGAGCTGCGGCAGCAGCACACCAATCTCCTTGCGGCTGTCGCAGGGGCGGCGTCGGCGGGTACGACGCACCAGATGATGGACGCTCTCGCCTCAATCCAGAAGGAACTGGCCGAAAGGCGAACCGTCGAAGCGTCCATTCTTCTCGCGCAACAGACGGCGGCCGTACAGCAGGCGCGGGCTGGCGAGATGGTTGCCCGTCTGGAGGGTGAAAGCGCGCGGGTCGCAATGCTCGAGGCGGACGTCGCCGCGCTCAGGCGGTCGACCTCGTGGCGAATGACGGCGCCGATGCGCTTCGCTATCCGAGCGATGCGCTTCGTCCTGTCCTCGCCGGGCCGCGCGGCTCGGCGAGGGGTACGGTACGCCGTCGATCTGGCCAAGCGTAGCCCGCGCGCCAGGGCGGCCGCATTGTTCGTCCTGCGAATCTTCCCGCCGCTCGATCGCCGTGTCCGCGCCCTTGCCGGCCTCGACGGCACCTCGCGGGGCCTCCAGCCCGGCTGGTCCTCCCGCTGGAACGTCGAACCGGACCAGAAGGCGGTGGGTGAATGGAGCCGGGCCCTGCGCTCGGCCAGCAAAAGGGCGGACGCGTGA
- a CDS encoding ABC transporter ATP-binding protein: MTAPVLDVRGIGKRYTTYATNLQRFANWFGARLRPESEFWAVEDISFSVAPGESIALIGQNGAGKSTLLKLVTGTVRPSRGSIGIAGRVSALLELGLGFNPEFTGRENVYQAGGMMGFSQDELTAMMPAIEDFAEIGAFFEQPLRVYSSGMQARLAFALATARRPDILIVDEILSVGDSYFQHKSFERIRRFRAEGTSIILVSHAMSDVRALCDRVILLDKGRVLKDGPPDEVVDYYNALVTAKENEKLTVEQRRQKDGWLYSKSGSGEARIVTTELVDAATLAPLKTAQTGQDLVLRVSVEVSKAIPELVLGFMIRDRTGHVVFGTNTWHTRQTVKALEAGEHILYDLRFPCSLGQGSYGISLALHASDVHVESNFAWIDNVEVFDVINGSEPFFIGSTRLDLRFAVSR; this comes from the coding sequence ATGACGGCACCGGTTTTGGACGTGCGTGGCATCGGCAAGCGATATACGACCTATGCCACCAACCTGCAGCGCTTCGCCAACTGGTTCGGAGCCCGGCTGCGCCCCGAGAGCGAGTTCTGGGCCGTCGAGGACATCTCCTTCAGCGTCGCACCGGGGGAGTCGATCGCGCTGATTGGCCAGAACGGCGCTGGCAAGAGCACCCTCCTCAAGCTCGTGACGGGCACGGTCCGCCCCTCGCGCGGATCGATCGGCATTGCCGGGCGCGTGAGCGCGCTCCTCGAACTCGGCCTCGGCTTCAATCCCGAGTTCACCGGCCGTGAGAATGTCTATCAGGCGGGCGGCATGATGGGCTTTTCGCAGGACGAACTGACGGCGATGATGCCCGCCATCGAGGATTTTGCCGAGATCGGCGCCTTCTTCGAGCAGCCGTTGCGCGTCTATTCGAGCGGAATGCAGGCGCGCCTGGCCTTCGCACTGGCCACGGCCCGGCGCCCGGACATCCTGATCGTCGACGAGATCCTGTCCGTCGGGGACAGCTACTTCCAGCACAAGAGCTTCGAGCGGATCCGCCGATTCCGGGCGGAAGGCACGTCCATCATCCTGGTCTCGCACGCAATGAGCGACGTTCGCGCGCTGTGTGACCGGGTGATCCTGCTCGACAAAGGCAGGGTGCTGAAGGACGGCCCGCCCGACGAGGTGGTCGATTATTACAACGCACTCGTCACGGCCAAGGAGAACGAGAAGCTGACCGTCGAGCAGCGTCGCCAGAAGGACGGCTGGCTCTACAGCAAGAGCGGCAGCGGCGAGGCGAGGATCGTCACGACCGAACTCGTCGATGCCGCGACGCTCGCGCCGCTGAAGACCGCGCAGACCGGCCAGGATCTCGTTCTGCGTGTGAGCGTCGAAGTATCGAAGGCCATTCCCGAACTGGTTCTGGGGTTCATGATCCGCGATCGGACCGGTCATGTCGTCTTCGGAACGAACACCTGGCACACGCGCCAGACGGTGAAGGCGCTCGAGGCGGGCGAGCACATCCTCTACGATCTCCGTTTTCCCTGCTCTCTCGGCCAGGGCTCCTACGGCATATCGCTCGCGCTGCACGCGAGCGACGTCCATGTCGAAAGCAACTTCGCCTGGATCGACAACGTGGAAGTGTTCGACGTGATCAACGGCTCCGAACCGTTCTTCATCGGCTCGACGCGTCTCGATCTCCGCTTCGCGGTTTCACGATGA
- a CDS encoding ABC transporter permease gives MLRGLWRYRHFILAAIRGDIRGRFARSRLGALWFILHPLAQALIFAIILSEVLGARLPGVDDTASYAIYLLSGIAAWGLFSEIVNRSMTIFLEQGSAMKKIAFPRLCLPVIVWGSALINHALLLLAIVVVFAFMGHTPGSGWLAVPLGIVLISLLGFGIGVLCGIMNVFARDVGQVMTVVLQMWFWLTPIVYHADIVPARFEWLIHINPMTPLVGVYQDALLFDRLPAMGPLLVPALLGAATFVLSFLVFRRASPELVDAL, from the coding sequence ATGCTTAGGGGGCTCTGGCGCTACCGCCACTTCATCCTCGCGGCCATTCGCGGCGACATCAGGGGGCGTTTCGCGCGCTCGCGGCTCGGCGCCCTCTGGTTCATCCTGCACCCGCTGGCGCAGGCTCTGATCTTCGCCATCATTCTTTCGGAAGTGCTCGGGGCGCGTCTGCCCGGCGTCGACGACACGGCCAGCTACGCGATCTATCTCCTGTCCGGCATCGCCGCCTGGGGCCTGTTCTCCGAGATCGTCAACCGCTCGATGACGATCTTTCTCGAGCAGGGCTCGGCGATGAAGAAGATCGCGTTCCCGCGCCTGTGCCTGCCGGTCATCGTGTGGGGAAGCGCGCTCATCAATCATGCGCTGCTTCTGCTCGCCATCGTCGTCGTCTTCGCCTTCATGGGACACACGCCGGGCAGCGGCTGGCTGGCCGTGCCGCTCGGCATCGTCCTCATCTCGCTTCTGGGCTTCGGCATCGGCGTTCTGTGCGGCATCATGAACGTCTTTGCGCGCGACGTCGGGCAGGTGATGACCGTCGTCCTCCAGATGTGGTTCTGGCTGACGCCGATCGTCTACCACGCGGACATCGTCCCCGCCCGCTTCGAGTGGCTGATCCATATCAACCCGATGACGCCGCTGGTCGGCGTCTACCAAGACGCGCTGCTCTTCGACCGACTGCCCGCGATGGGGCCGCTTCTCGTCCCCGCGCTTCTCGGGGCGGCGACGTTCGTCCTATCCTTCCTGGTCTTCCGGCGCGCCAGCCCCGAACTGGTGGACGCGCTATGA
- a CDS encoding GDP-mannose 4,6-dehydratase, producing the protein MKERIVAVSGASGFVGGWLCRRLRETGVEVVPILSRDAVAGDDIRDPAAVEAAVAGLRPFAVVHLAAVAAPAEARADPREAWDINLMGTLHLAQAVMKHAPSARFVYAGSSEAYGGAFVRSQTPIAENSGFEPLGVYGATKAAADLMLGQMARDGLAVTRFRPFNHTGPGQSARYVVSDFARQIARIEAGLEEPSIRVGNLKAERDFLDVRDVVEAYAKAACGREAPAAGAAFNLATGSPWSIRRILETLLSMARVPVTVTGDPARLKPNDIARASGDASAARDALGWEPRIPFEKTLADTLDDWRARCRDA; encoded by the coding sequence TTGAAGGAGAGGATCGTTGCCGTTTCGGGCGCCTCGGGCTTCGTCGGCGGCTGGCTCTGCCGGCGGCTGCGTGAAACCGGCGTTGAGGTCGTTCCAATCCTCTCGCGTGACGCGGTCGCTGGCGACGATATCAGGGACCCGGCGGCAGTCGAGGCGGCGGTCGCGGGGCTGCGGCCCTTCGCCGTCGTCCATCTGGCCGCCGTCGCGGCGCCGGCGGAAGCCCGTGCCGACCCGCGCGAGGCGTGGGACATCAACCTCATGGGTACGCTGCATCTCGCGCAGGCGGTCATGAAGCATGCGCCGTCCGCCCGCTTCGTCTACGCCGGCAGTTCCGAGGCCTATGGCGGTGCCTTTGTGCGCAGCCAGACGCCCATCGCCGAAAATTCCGGGTTCGAGCCGCTGGGCGTCTACGGCGCGACCAAGGCGGCCGCCGACCTCATGCTCGGCCAGATGGCCCGCGACGGCCTCGCGGTGACGCGCTTCCGGCCGTTCAACCACACCGGGCCCGGACAGAGCGCGCGCTATGTCGTCTCGGATTTCGCGCGACAGATCGCCCGCATCGAGGCAGGACTTGAGGAGCCGTCGATCCGCGTGGGCAATCTGAAGGCTGAGCGCGACTTTCTCGACGTGCGCGACGTGGTCGAGGCGTATGCGAAGGCGGCGTGCGGGCGCGAAGCGCCCGCGGCTGGGGCAGCGTTCAACCTCGCCACGGGCAGTCCCTGGTCGATCCGTCGAATTCTGGAGACGCTGCTTTCGATGGCGCGCGTGCCGGTGACCGTGACGGGTGATCCCGCGCGGCTGAAGCCGAACGACATAGCGAGGGCCTCGGGCGATGCCTCGGCCGCCCGCGATGCGCTGGGCTGGGAGCCGCGCATCCCGTTTGAAAAGACGCTCGCCGACACGCTCGACGACTGGCGCGCAAGGTGCCGCGATGCTTAG
- a CDS encoding GDP-mannose 4,6-dehydratase, which produces MGKRALVTGVTGQDGAYLSQLLLNEGYEVFGLVRRSSTADVNDVRLRWLGIADDVRLVDGNLRDLSGLIRTFRTVQPDEIYNLGAQSFVKSSWQQPILTGEVTAIGVANILEAMRLERPEARFYQASSSEMYGLIQEPMQSEETPFYPRSPYAVAKLYGHWLTVNYRESYGLHASSGILFNHESPLRGIEFVTRKVTDGVARIKRGQVSELRLGNIDAKRDWGHSKDYVRAMWLMLQQDEPDDYVVATGRTTTVREMCRIAFEHAGLDMDRYLVIDPELFRPAEVDVLLGNPAKAKEKLGWEATTTLEEMIREMVDADLRRLTLAAAA; this is translated from the coding sequence TTGGGAAAGCGCGCGCTCGTCACAGGCGTCACCGGTCAGGATGGTGCCTATCTTTCCCAGCTCTTGCTGAACGAGGGGTACGAAGTCTTCGGCCTCGTACGTCGCTCCAGCACGGCGGATGTGAACGACGTGCGGCTTCGATGGCTGGGCATCGCCGACGACGTGAGGCTCGTGGACGGTAATCTGCGGGACCTGTCGGGTCTCATCCGAACCTTCCGCACGGTGCAGCCGGACGAAATCTACAATCTCGGTGCGCAGTCCTTCGTCAAATCGTCCTGGCAGCAGCCGATCCTGACCGGCGAGGTCACGGCCATCGGCGTTGCGAACATCCTCGAGGCAATGCGTCTCGAGCGCCCCGAAGCCCGCTTCTACCAAGCGTCGTCCTCGGAGATGTATGGCCTGATCCAGGAGCCGATGCAGTCGGAGGAAACGCCCTTCTATCCGCGCTCGCCCTACGCGGTGGCCAAGCTCTACGGCCACTGGCTAACCGTCAACTATCGCGAAAGCTACGGTCTGCACGCCTCCAGCGGTATCCTGTTCAACCATGAATCGCCGCTGCGCGGGATCGAGTTCGTAACGCGCAAGGTCACCGACGGTGTGGCGCGCATCAAGCGCGGGCAAGTCAGCGAGTTGAGGCTCGGCAACATCGACGCCAAGCGCGATTGGGGGCATTCGAAGGACTATGTCCGCGCCATGTGGCTGATGCTGCAGCAGGACGAGCCGGACGATTACGTGGTGGCGACCGGCCGCACCACGACGGTACGCGAGATGTGCCGCATTGCCTTCGAACACGCGGGCCTCGACATGGACCGCTACCTGGTGATCGATCCCGAACTGTTTCGCCCGGCCGAGGTCGACGTGCTTCTCGGCAATCCGGCCAAGGCAAAGGAAAAGCTCGGCTGGGAGGCGACCACGACGCTGGAGGAGATGATCCGCGAGATGGTCGATGCCGATCTGCGGCGGCTGACGCTCGCGGCCGCTGCCTGA
- a CDS encoding ABC transporter ATP-binding protein encodes MHLRAENLTLGYRDRTVIENLTLDVPAGRVTAILGPNGCGKSTLLRAFARLIAPLAGKVTLNGQDVHAQDTRTLARRLAILPQSPLAPDGITVGELVQRGRAPWRGFLQPWNAADEAACARAISTVAMDDLTERPLGELSGGQRQRAWIALALAQSTPLVLLDEPTTFLDLPHQIEVLTLVRQRNRDEGTTVVSVLHDLNLAARFSDHLVLLGAEGLVALGEPHMVLTAENLMRAFGLRAQVMPDPVAGTPMVIPL; translated from the coding sequence ATGCATCTGCGCGCGGAAAACCTGACGCTGGGCTATCGCGACCGCACCGTGATCGAGAACCTGACGCTCGACGTGCCGGCCGGGCGCGTAACCGCGATCCTCGGCCCCAACGGTTGTGGCAAGTCCACGCTGCTGCGCGCCTTCGCACGTCTGATCGCTCCGCTCGCCGGTAAGGTCACGCTCAACGGGCAGGACGTCCACGCGCAGGACACGCGGACCCTCGCGCGCCGCCTTGCCATCCTGCCGCAATCGCCGCTGGCGCCGGACGGCATCACGGTCGGCGAACTCGTGCAGCGCGGGCGTGCCCCTTGGCGCGGCTTTCTCCAGCCCTGGAACGCCGCCGACGAGGCGGCCTGCGCGAGGGCCATCTCGACCGTGGCGATGGACGATCTGACGGAGCGACCGCTGGGCGAACTCTCCGGTGGGCAGCGCCAGCGGGCCTGGATCGCCCTTGCGCTTGCCCAGTCGACACCGCTGGTTCTCCTCGACGAGCCGACGACCTTTCTCGACCTGCCGCATCAGATCGAGGTGCTGACGCTCGTGCGCCAGCGCAACAGGGACGAGGGCACCACTGTCGTCAGCGTCCTGCATGATCTCAACCTTGCCGCGCGATTCTCCGATCACCTTGTTCTGCTGGGGGCCGAGGGGCTCGTCGCGCTCGGCGAGCCGCACATGGTCTTGACGGCGGAGAACCTGATGCGCGCGTTCGGACTGCGCGCCCAAGTGATGCCCGACCCCGTCGCGGGGACACCGATGGTCATCCCACTCTAG
- a CDS encoding FecCD family ABC transporter permease — protein MRSGTIALSVMLIAGIVAALAIGDVMVSPADLWRGLWTREGPGALTLWVIRGPRVVTAIAVGALLGLSGALLQSLLRNPLASPDLLGFNPGAGLAIIAATSFGIAWPAPLLAAGGGIAAAVVLVALTWRPGHSTSTLTLILVGLGVGFTAAALSSFLILALPASQALEAQRWLSGSLAARSWAQAGQVWALGAVLAVILATQVRSLKLMELGEDLAAGLGLRVERARWGLVMMAVLLAAAAVAAAGPVPFIALMAAPLGAALTGARTPAARLLAAAAAGAAICVLADLVARAAIPGVQLPVGVMTGILGAPYLLWRLSREMERGGL, from the coding sequence ATGAGGTCCGGCACGATCGCCCTTTCAGTCATGCTCATCGCCGGTATCGTCGCCGCGCTCGCGATCGGCGACGTCATGGTATCTCCCGCCGATCTGTGGCGTGGCCTGTGGACGAGGGAGGGGCCGGGCGCGCTGACGCTGTGGGTGATCCGTGGCCCGCGCGTCGTCACGGCCATCGCCGTAGGCGCGCTCCTGGGCCTGTCCGGCGCGCTCCTCCAGTCGCTCCTGCGCAATCCGCTGGCCTCGCCCGATCTTCTTGGCTTCAACCCCGGCGCCGGGCTCGCCATCATCGCGGCGACGTCCTTCGGCATCGCCTGGCCCGCGCCTCTGCTGGCGGCTGGCGGGGGGATCGCGGCGGCCGTGGTTCTCGTCGCGCTCACATGGCGGCCGGGCCATTCGACTTCGACGCTGACGCTCATCCTCGTGGGTCTCGGCGTCGGCTTCACCGCCGCCGCTTTGAGCTCGTTCCTGATCCTGGCGCTGCCGGCCTCGCAGGCGCTGGAAGCGCAGCGCTGGCTGTCGGGCTCGCTCGCGGCGCGAAGCTGGGCGCAGGCGGGGCAGGTCTGGGCGCTCGGCGCTGTTCTCGCCGTCATCCTCGCCACGCAGGTGCGGTCGTTAAAGCTGATGGAACTGGGCGAGGATCTCGCGGCAGGGCTGGGGCTTCGCGTGGAGCGGGCCCGTTGGGGGCTCGTGATGATGGCGGTGCTGCTGGCCGCCGCAGCCGTTGCCGCTGCCGGGCCCGTTCCCTTCATCGCGCTGATGGCCGCGCCGCTCGGCGCGGCGCTCACCGGTGCGCGGACACCGGCGGCCAGGCTTCTGGCAGCGGCCGCAGCGGGCGCAGCGATCTGCGTCCTCGCAGACCTCGTCGCGCGCGCGGCGATCCCGGGTGTCCAGCTCCCGGTGGGCGTGATGACGGGCATTCTCGGCGCCCCTTATCTCCTGTGGCGGCTGTCGCGCGAAATGGAGAGGGGCGGACTTTGA
- a CDS encoding FecCD family ABC transporter permease, giving the protein MVVATLLVVACALTLGVGARGVGPAELWRILTAFDPSDPAHLTVASIRLPRLVAGLVAGAALGMAGTVMQALTRNPLADPGLLGVSAGAAFSVVLGSLLLGRADTGIVTALVFPGAAIAAGMVFALGGGLRGDVGAVRLTLAGAAMNALLISLVAALVLLRSESLEVYRFWVTGSLAQAGQRPLLAMGLVVAATAFLGLVLAPVIETLSLGAAMARGLGTRLMRAQAGALFLVTVLTGAAVAVAGPIAFLGLMVPPLARRITGHNLRAELVVAAAIGATILLFADTIGRLLLAPAEVRVGVMTALMGGPVFIWIARGLKGGWRA; this is encoded by the coding sequence GTGGTCGTTGCCACGCTGCTTGTCGTCGCCTGCGCGCTGACGCTCGGCGTCGGGGCGCGCGGCGTGGGCCCAGCGGAACTCTGGCGGATTCTGACGGCCTTCGATCCGAGCGACCCTGCACATCTGACGGTTGCCTCCATCCGCCTGCCGCGTCTCGTCGCTGGCCTCGTCGCCGGCGCCGCGCTGGGTATGGCCGGAACGGTGATGCAGGCGCTGACGCGCAACCCGCTTGCCGATCCGGGGCTCCTCGGTGTCAGTGCGGGAGCGGCCTTCTCGGTGGTTCTGGGCTCGCTCCTTCTCGGCCGTGCCGATACGGGGATCGTCACGGCGCTGGTGTTTCCGGGTGCTGCGATCGCGGCCGGGATGGTGTTCGCGCTCGGCGGCGGCCTGCGCGGCGATGTCGGCGCCGTTCGCCTGACGCTGGCGGGTGCGGCGATGAATGCGCTTTTGATCTCGCTCGTCGCCGCGCTCGTCCTTCTGCGCAGCGAGTCCCTCGAGGTCTACCGCTTCTGGGTCACTGGTTCGCTGGCCCAGGCAGGGCAGCGTCCGCTTCTCGCCATGGGGCTCGTCGTCGCCGCAACCGCGTTTCTCGGCCTTGTGCTCGCGCCCGTGATCGAGACGCTTTCGCTCGGCGCGGCGATGGCGCGCGGGCTCGGCACGCGCCTGATGCGCGCGCAGGCCGGCGCGCTGTTCCTCGTCACGGTGCTGACCGGTGCGGCCGTCGCCGTCGCAGGGCCGATCGCCTTTCTCGGCCTGATGGTGCCGCCTCTCGCGCGGCGCATCACCGGTCACAATCTGCGGGCCGAGCTCGTGGTGGCGGCGGCCATCGGCGCGACGATCCTCCTCTTCGCCGACACGATCGGCCGCCTCCTCCTGGCGCCCGCCGAAGTGCGCGTCGGTGTGATGACGGCACTCATGGGCGGGCCTGTCTTCATATGGATCGCACGCGGTCTCAAGGGAGGCTGGCGGGCATGA
- a CDS encoding ABC transporter substrate-binding protein produces MRTPRLDAIRPTRRAILAAMGGALAGTATAAFAPRAFAAGEIRIEHAFGEAVLPGPATRVVSLGYTTHDTLLALDVVPLATRQWFGDEPFGVWPWAREKLGDAQPPVISGEVAIETVASLQPDLIVGIGSGISEAEYAILSQIAPTVMHARGAPVYGTPWDEVTRVLARATGKDAMAEELIAQTEAQFEAARERHPDWAGQTAVAAYHFAGETGAFTSNDGRGRFLAELGFRPSETIDTLGADTFYAALSPEDLSPLDVDLLVWISSFDAAPDLVALPMRRTLAAHTQGREVFAGEVTAAALSFGSILSLPYALTQLEGDIAAALDGDPATPVASAVEAGIAP; encoded by the coding sequence ATGAGAACGCCAAGGCTCGATGCCATCCGCCCGACACGCCGCGCTATCCTCGCCGCGATGGGCGGCGCCTTGGCGGGCACGGCGACCGCTGCGTTCGCCCCGCGCGCCTTCGCGGCCGGCGAGATCCGCATTGAGCATGCTTTCGGCGAGGCCGTCCTGCCGGGGCCCGCGACGCGCGTCGTCTCGCTGGGCTATACGACCCATGACACGCTGCTGGCGCTGGATGTGGTGCCGCTCGCCACCCGCCAGTGGTTCGGCGACGAGCCTTTCGGCGTCTGGCCCTGGGCGCGCGAGAAGCTCGGCGATGCGCAACCGCCGGTGATCTCGGGCGAGGTCGCCATCGAGACCGTGGCGTCCCTCCAGCCGGACCTCATCGTCGGAATCGGCTCGGGCATCTCGGAGGCCGAATACGCGATCCTCTCGCAGATCGCGCCCACGGTGATGCATGCGCGCGGGGCGCCGGTCTACGGGACGCCGTGGGACGAGGTGACGCGCGTTCTCGCCCGCGCCACCGGCAAGGACGCGATGGCCGAAGAGTTGATCGCGCAGACCGAAGCACAGTTCGAGGCCGCCCGCGAGCGCCACCCGGACTGGGCGGGGCAGACGGCCGTCGCCGCCTATCACTTCGCGGGCGAGACCGGCGCCTTCACCAGCAATGACGGGCGTGGACGCTTCCTCGCCGAACTCGGCTTCCGGCCGAGCGAGACGATCGACACCCTCGGTGCGGACACGTTCTACGCCGCGCTTTCGCCGGAGGACCTTTCGCCGCTCGACGTCGACCTTCTCGTCTGGATCTCCTCCTTCGACGCCGCGCCCGATCTCGTGGCGCTGCCGATGCGCCGCACTCTGGCGGCCCACACGCAGGGGCGCGAGGTCTTCGCGGGTGAGGTGACGGCGGCCGCCCTATCCTTCGGCAGCATCCTGTCGCTGCCCTATGCGCTTACGCAGCTCGAGGGCGACATTGCCGCAGCGCTCGACGGCGATCCGGCAACGCCCGTCGCCTCCGCCGTCGAGGCCGGCATCGCGCCTTGA